TGTGTACGCCCAGCATGGGCGTGATCTAATGGGGTGAAAGTCCCCTGTGGTGGAACCAACGTCCAAATGAACCCAAAAGTTCCGAGTGACGATAACCACTAGCTTAAGGCAAGGTTGCTCCCGCGAGGGAGTGTCTGGAGGAAGCCAGCGGCAAACCGACGAGCCGACGAACAGAAACGTCATAGAAGGCGAAGACCCCTGGGTGAGTTGGCACAACACAACGAAACCCTCGGTTCAAGGGGCATCGTAAATGGCGCGGTTGCGGCGGGACAGATCACGTTCTTATCTGGGGAGGTCTGTCTGGTTGCGGTTCGAGTGACCATGGGAGTCTGATTGAGGTCTCGCGGGAAACGGCGAGGGAGCCACAGAACCCTAACGTCATTGAAACAGCGCCCTTGAGAGTAATTTCGAGGGGACACCAGACAGAAGTCAGCAGAAGCCATAGTAGTCCCTCCAGGATGAAGGGCTGAACATGAACGAACTAAGGAGGAGCCATGAACAACTCAAGCGCATCGATGAACCCGGATGGGGGAGATGGTGCTTGGCGTGATGACAGCAAGCCAGCCTTAGACAACCTGATGGCGCGAATCTTAGAGCGCGACAATATGAAACGAGCGTGGGAACGAGTGAAATCCAACCAAGGGGCACCCGGCAGTGACGGGATGACCGTGGAAGAATTCCCGTCCTATGCCCGCAAACATTGGCATGAGATTCGCCAATCCCTGATGGATGGCAACTACCAACCGCGCCCCGTGCGACGGGTGGTGATTCCCAAGCCCAAAGGCAAGGGAAAACGAAAGTTGGGTGTACCTTGCGTCATTGACCGGGTGATCCAGCAAGCCATTCTGCAAGTGCTCACGCCCATCTTTGACCCTGGATTCTCCGAGTCAAGTTATGGGAGCCGACCGAAACGTTCTGCTCATGGAGCGATCCGGCAGGTAAAGACCTACATCAAGGCGGGGTATCGAATCGCGGTTGATCTGGATCTAGAGAAATTCTTTGATACGGTCAACCACGATGTGTTGATGTCCCGGCTTGCCCGCAAGGTGACTGATAAGGTGCTGTTGCGGCTCATGGGTCGTTACTTGAGAGCAGGAGTGCTGGTCGGTAGCAGGATTGAGGCGACGGATTGGGGGACACCGCAAGGATCACCCTTATCACCGTTATTGTCCAACATCCTCCTGGATGACCTCGACAAAGAGCTTGAAGCCAGAGGGCATCGATTTGTCCGCTACATGGATGACCTGGTGATCCTGGTCAACAGTAGACGGGCAGGGCGACGAGTGATGGCGAAGATTAGCCATTACCTGACCCAAAAGCTGAAGCTCAAGGTCAATCGTGAGAAGAGTCGGGTGGTCAAGATCGAAGACCTCGAATACCTGGGGTTTACCTTCCGGGGGATTCGGATCTTCGCATCCCACCAAGCCCTACAAGACTTCAAACACCGACTCAAGGGGTTAACCTCCCGCAGTTGGGGAGTCTCGATGGCAGAACGAATTGAGCGGTTGAACCGATACTTACGAGGCTGGATGAACTACTTTGGCATTTCCCAACATTACAGTCCCATTGAGGAGTTAGACGGGTGGTTGAGGCGGCGGATTCGAATGTGTTACTGGAAGCAGTGGCGTAGACCCAGAACCCGCATTACCAACTTGCTCAAACTAGGGACAACAAAGCGGCAGGCGATTTTGACGGGCATTAGTCGTAAAGGCTATTGGCGCTTGTCAAAGACGTTAGCAACGCATACGGGAATGACCAATGAGTGGTTAGAGCAACAGGGATTGCTATCGATTAAACACCTTTGGATGAAAGTTCAAGGATACGTTTAAGCCATTAGTCTTGTTTGCGCGTCTTCATGAACCGCCCTGTGCGGACCCGCATGCAGGGTGGTGTGGGAGGGGAAGGTTAAACGCCTTCCTCGACCCGATTGGAGTGCTGTATGTTCGAGATATTTAGGAGAAGCCATGCAGCTTGAGCATCTTAAGGATATCTCTCCTTTTGTTTTCAGCACAAGCTTGATCTAAAACCAACTCTTTGAGAACAGAAATGTATTGAGGTGTACACAAAAATAAGTCCTCATCGCAATCTGCAAGCCAAGCATTTTCATCGTATGCCCAAGCTCTTACCTCATCGATTGTTGGATTCAGATTACCTGGATGCCTTCTAACCTCCTCCTGCCATCTACGGGTTAATTCACCTTCACCAATTAACTCTGGCTCCTCATAAAGATAGAAGTGACACCCAACTTTCAAATCAGATGTTGGAACTTGAGGAGAGAAAAACACGATTTGAATTAACCCGCTATGTCCTGCTCTAATTTCGGGCGCTCCTCCAATAGAAAGTGTCAGAACTGAGTACTCAGACCCTGATTCTCAATAATAATGAGAATATTCTCAATAAGCTGGACGAAAGAATGAGGGTTTCACTGAAAAAGATGAAGTCGAATTCTCAATAAGGAA
The DNA window shown above is from Trichocoleus sp. and carries:
- the ltrA gene encoding group II intron reverse transcriptase/maturase; this translates as MNNSSASMNPDGGDGAWRDDSKPALDNLMARILERDNMKRAWERVKSNQGAPGSDGMTVEEFPSYARKHWHEIRQSLMDGNYQPRPVRRVVIPKPKGKGKRKLGVPCVIDRVIQQAILQVLTPIFDPGFSESSYGSRPKRSAHGAIRQVKTYIKAGYRIAVDLDLEKFFDTVNHDVLMSRLARKVTDKVLLRLMGRYLRAGVLVGSRIEATDWGTPQGSPLSPLLSNILLDDLDKELEARGHRFVRYMDDLVILVNSRRAGRRVMAKISHYLTQKLKLKVNREKSRVVKIEDLEYLGFTFRGIRIFASHQALQDFKHRLKGLTSRSWGVSMAERIERLNRYLRGWMNYFGISQHYSPIEELDGWLRRRIRMCYWKQWRRPRTRITNLLKLGTTKRQAILTGISRKGYWRLSKTLATHTGMTNEWLEQQGLLSIKHLWMKVQGYV